The following are encoded in a window of Candidatus Nanopelagicales bacterium genomic DNA:
- the rplV gene encoding 50S ribosomal protein L22, with protein sequence MEARAQARYVRVTPMKARRVIDLIRGMNASDAQAVLAFAPQAASEPIGKVLASAIANATNNHAMDARSLVVSAAYVDEGPTMKRIRPRSQGRAYRIRKRSSHITVVVSDQKEG encoded by the coding sequence TCCGCGTCACGCCCATGAAGGCGCGCCGCGTGATTGACCTCATTCGAGGCATGAACGCAAGCGACGCCCAGGCGGTGTTGGCATTTGCACCACAGGCAGCAAGTGAGCCAATTGGCAAGGTACTTGCCAGTGCAATTGCAAACGCAACGAACAACCACGCGATGGACGCCCGTTCGCTCGTCGTGAGCGCGGCATACGTTGACGAAGGTCCAACGATGAAGCGAATCCGTCCACGCTCACAGGGTCGGGCTTACCGAATCCGCAAGCGCAGCAGCCACATCACCGTGGTTGTGTCAGACCAAAAGGAAGGGTGA
- the rpsC gene encoding 30S ribosomal protein S3 encodes MGQKVNPHGFRLGITTDFKSRWFADSQKPGQRYRDYVQEDVKIRKVLSEGMERAGIAKVEIERTRDRVRIDIHTARPGIVIGRRGAEADRIRGDLEKLTGKQVQLNILEVKNPELDSQLVAQGIAEQLNSRVSFRRAMRKGMQSTMKSGAKGIRVQVSGRLGGAEMSRTEFYREGRVPLHTLRADIDYGFYEARTTFGRIGVKVWIYKGDALATRSEREAAAAAARLGKGPAAAGRPRRPRAEDAGTVEAVAVEATEAAPVAVEAAAVGTEG; translated from the coding sequence ATGGGTCAAAAAGTAAATCCACATGGTTTCCGCCTCGGAATCACCACGGACTTCAAGTCTCGCTGGTTTGCTGATTCGCAGAAGCCAGGACAGCGCTACCGCGACTACGTGCAAGAGGACGTCAAGATCCGCAAGGTCTTGTCTGAAGGCATGGAACGCGCTGGCATTGCCAAGGTTGAAATCGAGCGCACCCGCGATCGTGTCCGCATCGACATTCACACTGCCCGTCCCGGCATTGTGATTGGTCGCCGTGGCGCCGAAGCAGATCGCATCCGTGGCGATCTTGAAAAGCTCACCGGCAAGCAGGTTCAACTGAACATCCTCGAGGTCAAGAACCCAGAGCTTGATTCGCAGTTGGTTGCTCAAGGCATCGCAGAGCAGTTGAACTCACGTGTGTCATTCCGTCGCGCAATGCGTAAGGGCATGCAGAGCACCATGAAGAGCGGCGCTAAGGGCATTCGTGTTCAGGTGTCAGGTCGTCTTGGTGGCGCTGAAATGTCACGTACCGAGTTCTACCGCGAAGGTCGCGTGCCATTGCACACCCTGCGCGCAGACATCGACTACGGCTTCTACGAAGCACGCACCACTTTCGGTCGCATTGGTGTCAAGGTCTGGATCTACAAGGGCGATGCCCTTGCTACCCGCTCAGAGCGTGAAGCAGCAGCTGCTGCAGCACGTTTGGGCAAGGGTCCAGCTGCTGCTGGCCGACCACGTCGTCCTCGCGCTGAAGATGCAGGCACCGTTGAAGCTGTTGCTGTAGAAGCAACCGAAGCTGCACCAGTTGCAGTTGAGGCTGCAGCAGTCGGAACGGAAGGCTAA
- the rplP gene encoding 50S ribosomal protein L16: MLIPRRVKHRKQHHPSRTGVAKGGTEVTFGTYGLQALEHGYITNRQIESARIAITRHIRRGGKVWINIYPDRPLTKKPAETRMGSGKGSPEWWVANVKPGRVMFELDYPDAKIAHEALTRAMHKLPMKCRIVRRDEAGEN, translated from the coding sequence ATGTTGATTCCACGTCGCGTGAAGCACCGTAAGCAGCATCACCCAAGCCGCACTGGTGTGGCAAAAGGTGGCACCGAGGTGACCTTTGGTACCTACGGTCTCCAAGCTCTTGAGCATGGGTACATCACGAACCGCCAGATTGAATCGGCTCGTATCGCGATCACCCGTCATATCCGTCGTGGTGGCAAGGTCTGGATCAACATCTACCCAGACCGTCCATTGACCAAGAAGCCAGCAGAAACTCGCATGGGTTCCGGTAAGGGTTCACCTGAATGGTGGGTCGCTAACGTGAAGCCAGGCCGGGTCATGTTTGAGCTCGATTACCCAGATGCGAAGATTGCGCATGAAGCACTGACCCGTGCCATGCACAAGCTTCCAATGAAGTGCCGAATTGTTCGGCGCGACGAAGCAGGTGAGAACTAA
- the rpmC gene encoding 50S ribosomal protein L29, protein MAAGTQAGELRNLDDAELTAKLREAKEELFNLRFQGATGQLENHGRLRAVRKDIARIYTILRERELGITPVQGGAA, encoded by the coding sequence ATGGCAGCAGGTACCCAGGCCGGCGAGTTGCGTAATCTTGATGACGCAGAACTCACCGCAAAGCTTCGTGAAGCAAAGGAAGAACTCTTCAACCTTCGCTTCCAAGGTGCAACCGGACAACTTGAGAACCACGGTCGACTTCGCGCAGTGCGCAAAGACATCGCACGGATCTACACGATCCTGCGTGAGCGTGAACTAGGCATCACCCCAGTTCAGGGTGGAGCAGCATGA
- the rpsQ gene encoding 30S ribosomal protein S17, producing MSAKEASVSDVKRGYRKTREGLVVSDKMDKTVVVAVEDRFKHPLYGKVVRRTSKLKAHDEANAAGIGDRVLLMETRPLSATKRWRVVEILEKAK from the coding sequence ATGAGTGCGAAAGAGGCAAGTGTGAGTGACGTCAAGCGCGGATACCGCAAGACCCGTGAGGGTCTTGTCGTCAGCGACAAGATGGACAAGACAGTGGTTGTTGCGGTCGAAGACCGTTTCAAGCACCCGCTCTACGGCAAGGTCGTGCGACGCACGAGCAAGCTGAAGGCGCATGACGAGGCAAACGCAGCCGGTATCGGTGACCGCGTGCTTCTGATGGAGACCCGCCCGTTGTCAGCGACAAAGCGCTGGCGCGTTGTGGAAATCCTCGAAAAGGCCAAGTAA
- the rplN gene encoding 50S ribosomal protein L14, with translation MIQQESRLRVADNTGAKELLCIRVLGGSGRRYAGIGDIIVATVKDAIPGGGVKKGDVVKAVIVRTKKERRRPDGSYIRFDENAAVILKADGEPRGTRIFGPVGRELRDKKYMKIISLAPEVL, from the coding sequence GTGATTCAGCAAGAGTCGCGACTACGTGTCGCCGACAACACGGGTGCCAAGGAGCTCTTGTGCATTCGTGTACTCGGTGGCTCAGGGCGCCGTTACGCCGGCATTGGTGACATCATCGTCGCCACTGTTAAAGACGCCATTCCAGGTGGAGGCGTAAAGAAGGGTGACGTCGTTAAGGCTGTCATCGTTCGCACGAAGAAAGAACGCCGCCGTCCGGATGGTTCATACATCCGTTTCGACGAGAACGCTGCTGTCATCCTCAAGGCTGACGGAGAGCCTCGCGGCACTCGCATCTTCGGACCTGTTGGTCGCGAACTGCGCGACAAGAAATACATGAAGATCATTTCGTTGGCTCCGGAGGTGCTGTAA
- the rplX gene encoding 50S ribosomal protein L24, which yields MSQLNIRKGDLVQVISGKDRGVKGKVIEVFPQAQRVIVEGVNRVKKHTKIGQNAGGAQTGGIVTVEAPIHASNVMIIDPEDGRPTRIGFRKETVEKRRPDGSTYEAQRSIRVSRRTGKDI from the coding sequence ATGTCACAGCTCAATATCCGTAAGGGCGACCTCGTTCAGGTTATTTCTGGCAAGGATCGCGGCGTCAAGGGAAAGGTCATCGAAGTATTTCCGCAAGCCCAGCGCGTCATTGTCGAAGGCGTTAACCGTGTCAAGAAGCACACCAAGATTGGTCAGAACGCCGGCGGCGCTCAGACCGGTGGCATCGTCACGGTTGAAGCTCCCATTCATGCCTCAAACGTCATGATCATCGATCCCGAAGACGGTCGTCCAACTCGCATTGGCTTCCGTAAGGAAACCGTTGAGAAGCGTCGTCCAGATGGCTCAACGTACGAAGCACAGCGCAGCATCCGTGTTTCGCGCCGCACAGGTAAGGACATCTGA
- the rplE gene encoding 50S ribosomal protein L5, translated as MTTATSPRLKAKYRAEIVPALKSEFEFANIMQVPGLVKIVVNMGVGEAARDSKLIEGAIRDLTEITGQKPQVTKARKSIAQFKLREGQPIGAHVTLRGDRMWEFLDRLLSLALPRIRDFRGLSPKHFDGNGNYTFGLTEQSMFHEIDQDKIDRTRGMDITLVTTAKTDDEGRALLRLLGFPFKEA; from the coding sequence ATGACTACTGCAACTTCACCTCGTTTGAAGGCTAAGTACCGCGCAGAAATCGTTCCTGCACTGAAGAGCGAATTCGAATTCGCAAACATCATGCAGGTCCCAGGGTTGGTCAAGATTGTGGTCAACATGGGTGTCGGCGAAGCTGCTCGTGACTCAAAGCTCATCGAAGGCGCAATCCGCGACCTCACCGAGATCACAGGCCAAAAGCCACAGGTCACCAAGGCACGTAAGTCGATCGCACAGTTTAAGTTGCGCGAAGGCCAGCCAATTGGTGCACATGTGACTCTTCGTGGCGATCGTATGTGGGAATTCTTGGATCGTTTGCTTTCACTTGCGCTTCCTCGTATCCGTGACTTCCGCGGCCTGTCACCAAAGCACTTTGACGGCAACGGTAACTACACCTTTGGTCTCACCGAGCAGTCAATGTTCCATGAGATCGACCAAGACAAGATCGATCGCACCCGTGGCATGGACATCACTCTTGTCACCACTGCGAAGACCGATGATGAAGGCCGCGCCTTGCTTCGCCTTCTCGGATTCCCGTTCAAGGAGGCCTGA
- a CDS encoding type Z 30S ribosomal protein S14, protein MAKKALINKQQAKPKFKVRGYTRCNKCGRPHSVYRKFGLCRICLREMAHAGELPGVTKSSW, encoded by the coding sequence ATGGCGAAGAAAGCACTCATCAATAAGCAACAAGCAAAGCCGAAGTTCAAGGTTCGCGGCTACACACGTTGCAACAAGTGCGGCCGTCCGCATTCTGTCTATCGCAAGTTCGGCCTGTGCCGTATTTGTCTCCGTGAAATGGCACACGCTGGCGAACTGCCAGGTGTGACAAAGAGCAGCTGGTAA
- the rpsH gene encoding 30S ribosomal protein S8, giving the protein MTMTDPIADMLARLRNANSAYHDSVSMPHSKIKLHIAEILKREGYIADFSENDETVGKTLTLNLKYGPSRERSIAGLRRVSKPGLRVYAKSTALPRVLGGLGIAILSTSNGLLTDRQAQQKGVGGEVLAYVW; this is encoded by the coding sequence ATGACAATGACTGACCCGATTGCAGACATGCTTGCGCGCTTGCGCAACGCTAACTCTGCTTACCACGACTCCGTGTCGATGCCTCACAGCAAGATCAAGCTGCACATTGCAGAAATCTTGAAGCGTGAGGGTTACATCGCCGATTTCAGCGAAAACGACGAAACCGTTGGCAAGACGTTGACACTCAATCTCAAGTACGGCCCTAGCCGTGAGCGTTCAATCGCTGGATTGCGTCGCGTTTCCAAGCCTGGCCTTCGCGTCTACGCAAAGAGCACTGCATTGCCTCGCGTTCTCGGTGGCCTTGGCATTGCAATCCTGTCAACTTCTAACGGTCTGCTTACCGACCGTCAGGCACAGCAGAAAGGCGTAGGTGGGGAAGTCCTCGCCTACGTCTGGTAG